In Candidatus Bathyarchaeota archaeon, the following proteins share a genomic window:
- a CDS encoding glycosyl hydrolase, whose amino-acid sequence MIMVETESIDQEDLHRSIAEKFKDPPSDCGLFVRWWWFGPAVTREEINRELEIMKSTGVCGIEIQPVYPLNLNSPEEGIRNLRFLSSEFLEALRFAVKRACDLGMIVDVTLGSGWPYGGPHIPIHLSAGCIKYEVRHADCKDGVCNPSRLEVPKLRVDERIIAVMAARKTENGLDPESVVELTDLAIEGETIELKLPDGEWQVMFFVEGHTLQEVKRAALGAEGYVMDHYDPKALMTHLEIVGEPLIAAGKGRIRAVFCDSLEVFGSNWTPNLLEEFKKRRGYDLKPYLPALWNKYGDKTELVRIDFGRTLSELATKNFIMPLQEWCRKNGVLLRMQQYGVPAIDLSGYKYVDLPEGEGRNFVEISPMRWASSAAHQYGKAICSAEAFTFLSNMSMYEPYPTFPGIRFSSSLEDLKAASDIYFIQGANHLIAHGYSYSPPSAGVPGWVFYASELINHNNTWWKYFSHLTTYIRRVSFLLRQGRPVVDVAIYLPLNDAWAKSQDPSRLRIPQFIPLNNELIRQILRSGYSFDFVTDDTLKDAKIGKGSLTFNGAEYRIIVLPQVSFMPIESVKKIYAFFKSGGAVIAISSLPNRDCRFDGREDESASLKQIMDEIFGKKNGKGRAILVKDYGEELARALRESVPPDIQFLEDHSDLGFVHRRIGTLDFYFVANTGYEKRKVKAVFRAGHRKPRIWDPFTGDITAVNVYSFMDKGTLLTLDLEPHGSKIIEFAEPSAESPIIATNFPEVLDIQDHKHTLKIKARANIAGEYYVRTRNAVFNIVVDNIPPSIPLNGPWEITFHLEGGDRRFRVEKLVSWTDLPEYRFYSGSATYAIDVSLPEEYVTPDLSLQLDLGVVREVAEVYINGVRAGVTWRHPHIIDVTALIRSGPNNIKVTVTNLLINKVLGMQSPDYTALKRCYGERFPTPIEYNKPVSPLPSGLIGPAKIIPYKIVDAVFSK is encoded by the coding sequence ATGATTATGGTAGAGACTGAAAGTATCGATCAGGAGGACCTTCATAGATCTATTGCAGAAAAGTTCAAAGATCCGCCCAGCGACTGCGGGCTCTTTGTTAGATGGTGGTGGTTCGGTCCAGCCGTCACGAGAGAGGAGATCAACAGAGAACTAGAAATTATGAAGTCGACTGGAGTATGCGGAATCGAGATCCAACCAGTATACCCGCTGAACCTTAATAGTCCAGAAGAAGGAATTCGAAACCTCAGGTTTCTATCATCCGAGTTTCTTGAGGCTCTTAGATTTGCCGTGAAGAGAGCATGTGACCTCGGGATGATTGTTGATGTTACCCTAGGAAGCGGATGGCCATATGGAGGTCCACACATACCCATACATCTCTCCGCCGGATGTATAAAGTACGAAGTTAGACACGCAGACTGCAAAGACGGTGTATGCAATCCATCCAGACTAGAGGTTCCGAAGCTAAGAGTTGATGAAAGGATCATCGCCGTTATGGCTGCCAGGAAAACTGAAAATGGACTGGATCCTGAAAGCGTGGTTGAATTGACTGATCTAGCCATTGAAGGCGAAACTATTGAGTTAAAGCTGCCTGATGGAGAATGGCAAGTGATGTTCTTCGTCGAGGGCCACACGCTCCAAGAAGTGAAGAGAGCCGCTCTCGGAGCCGAGGGATACGTCATGGATCACTATGACCCAAAAGCATTGATGACACATCTCGAAATCGTAGGCGAACCTCTTATCGCAGCTGGAAAAGGCAGGATACGCGCAGTCTTCTGTGATAGTTTAGAAGTCTTCGGCTCAAACTGGACTCCTAACCTCTTAGAGGAATTCAAGAAGAGAAGAGGATATGACCTAAAGCCATATCTGCCCGCCCTTTGGAACAAGTACGGGGATAAAACAGAGCTGGTCAGAATTGATTTTGGTAGAACACTATCCGAGCTGGCAACTAAAAATTTTATTATGCCTCTCCAAGAGTGGTGCAGAAAAAATGGGGTGCTTCTCCGCATGCAGCAATATGGGGTGCCAGCGATAGATCTTTCAGGCTACAAGTATGTGGATCTACCGGAGGGTGAGGGCAGAAACTTCGTGGAGATATCGCCAATGAGGTGGGCTTCATCAGCAGCTCACCAATACGGGAAGGCGATTTGCTCAGCTGAAGCCTTCACATTCTTATCCAACATGTCCATGTATGAGCCGTACCCCACATTCCCAGGTATCCGCTTCTCCTCAAGCCTAGAAGACCTAAAAGCGGCGTCCGACATATACTTCATACAAGGCGCAAATCACCTAATAGCCCACGGGTATAGTTACTCGCCTCCATCAGCAGGTGTACCAGGCTGGGTCTTCTACGCATCCGAGCTGATCAATCATAATAACACATGGTGGAAATATTTTTCCCACCTTACAACTTACATCCGCAGAGTCAGCTTTCTCCTGCGGCAAGGTAGGCCAGTAGTGGACGTAGCCATTTACCTCCCCCTCAATGATGCATGGGCAAAATCCCAAGATCCAAGCAGACTACGCATACCACAATTCATACCACTCAATAACGAATTGATAAGGCAGATTCTTAGGAGCGGGTATTCCTTTGACTTCGTAACTGATGATACCCTAAAAGACGCTAAGATAGGCAAGGGCTCTCTAACCTTCAACGGCGCAGAGTACCGTATCATCGTGCTTCCACAAGTATCCTTTATGCCGATTGAGAGCGTTAAGAAAATATATGCCTTCTTTAAGTCTGGCGGCGCGGTCATAGCAATATCAAGCCTGCCTAACCGTGACTGCAGGTTTGACGGGCGTGAGGACGAAAGTGCATCACTAAAGCAGATTATGGATGAAATCTTTGGGAAGAAAAATGGGAAAGGGAGAGCTATTCTCGTCAAGGATTACGGAGAAGAGTTGGCAAGGGCGCTTAGGGAATCTGTTCCGCCGGACATACAATTCTTGGAAGATCATAGCGACTTAGGTTTTGTGCATAGGCGAATCGGCACACTTGATTTCTACTTTGTGGCCAACACTGGATATGAGAAGAGAAAAGTCAAGGCCGTCTTTAGAGCAGGTCACAGGAAACCTAGAATTTGGGATCCGTTCACCGGAGACATAACAGCCGTTAACGTTTACTCTTTCATGGATAAAGGAACATTATTGACTCTCGACCTTGAGCCGCATGGATCAAAAATAATAGAATTCGCTGAACCATCCGCTGAAAGCCCAATAATTGCTACTAACTTTCCCGAGGTGCTTGACATCCAAGATCATAAGCACACTTTGAAGATAAAAGCTAGGGCAAACATTGCCGGCGAATATTATGTTAGAACAAGAAATGCCGTCTTCAATATTGTAGTCGATAATATTCCTCCATCCATCCCACTTAATGGTCCGTGGGAGATAACTTTTCATTTGGAAGGTGGAGACAGACGATTTAGGGTGGAAAAACTGGTTTCATGGACTGATCTGCCTGAATACCGATTCTATTCTGGAAGCGCGACATACGCCATTGATGTATCGTTACCCGAAGAATATGTGACGCCTGATCTAAGCCTCCAGCTGGATTTAGGGGTTGTGAGGGAGGTAGCCGAAGTATACATTAACGGTGTTAGAGCCGGCGTAACTTGGAGGCATCCACACATTATCGACGTGACAGCTCTAATCCGCTCAGGGCCCAACAATATAAAGGTGACAGTAACAAATCTGCTCATAAATAAGGTTCTTGGGATGCAGTCACCCGACTATACAGCTCTGAAAAGATGCTACGGCGAAAGGTTCCCAACGCCGATAGAGTATAATAAACCAGTTTCTCCCCTTCCCTCAGGACTGATAGGACCCGCAAAGATAATTCCCTATAAGATAGTTGATGCAGTATTTTCAAAATAG
- a CDS encoding MBL fold metallo-hydrolase, producing the protein MSISIKWLGHASFQLKADGKNIYIDPYEGTYTEKADIILVTHSHFDHCDSSKIERARKDETIIIAPADCASKIKGKIKSLKPGEKTVIGNITVEAVQAYNYKRFRSPGNPFHPKGLGVGYLIKIGDKTIYHAGDTDFIPEMRELRNVNVALLPTGGTYTMDNPEAAEATLAINPQVVIPMHRWNTNPEEFQKQVEGKSKIKVVILKPGEEYSL; encoded by the coding sequence TTGAGTATATCCATAAAATGGTTGGGCCATGCAAGCTTCCAGTTGAAAGCAGATGGAAAAAACATTTACATAGACCCTTACGAGGGAACTTATACTGAAAAAGCCGATATTATCCTCGTAACCCATTCCCACTTCGATCATTGTGACTCATCTAAAATAGAGAGAGCTAGAAAGGATGAAACAATAATTATTGCGCCAGCAGATTGTGCATCTAAGATTAAAGGGAAGATCAAGTCGCTCAAGCCTGGAGAAAAAACAGTAATAGGAAACATAACGGTAGAGGCTGTGCAAGCATACAACTATAAGCGTTTTAGGTCCCCTGGCAACCCATTCCACCCTAAAGGCTTGGGAGTCGGCTACCTCATAAAAATAGGTGATAAGACAATCTACCATGCCGGAGACACAGATTTTATTCCCGAAATGAGGGAGTTAAGAAATGTCAATGTTGCCCTCCTGCCAACTGGCGGAACATATACCATGGATAACCCTGAAGCGGCTGAGGCTACATTAGCAATAAACCCGCAGGTCGTGATTCCAATGCATCGATGGAACACTAACCCAGAAGAATTCCAGAAACAGGTTGAGGGCAAATCTAAAATCAAAGTCGTAATTCTAAAACCTGGTGAGGAATACTCATTATAA
- a CDS encoding SDR family NAD(P)-dependent oxidoreductase: protein MSQLRSHGRLSGKVAIVVGGSSGIGEGIVRDFAKEGARVAIVCSKSLDKAQKIADELNQKYGSGTAIALQADVTNEDAVERMVKKTVEEFGRIDILIYSAGVVKAGSVKDFSLEDFEFVTKVNYTGYFLCVKHVSRVMAEQHKRDPSLIMDIIQINSKSGLQGSLYNFAYAGSKFGGIGLTQSFALELWQDGIKVNAICPGNVFDSPLWSDPENGLFIKYLKAGKVPGAKTVDDVRRYYESKVLMGRGCTIEDILKAVYYAIEQKYETGQSILVAGGQIMR from the coding sequence GTGTCTCAGCTAAGGTCACATGGTCGCCTATCAGGCAAGGTTGCCATAGTGGTCGGCGGATCAAGCGGGATAGGAGAAGGGATAGTTAGAGACTTCGCAAAAGAAGGTGCACGTGTAGCGATTGTCTGCAGTAAATCGCTTGATAAAGCCCAAAAGATTGCTGATGAACTCAATCAGAAATATGGATCTGGAACAGCGATAGCATTGCAGGCCGACGTAACAAATGAGGATGCAGTTGAAAGAATGGTTAAGAAAACAGTTGAAGAGTTCGGCAGGATTGACATACTCATTTACAGCGCAGGCGTGGTTAAGGCTGGAAGCGTTAAGGACTTCAGCCTAGAAGACTTCGAGTTTGTAACAAAAGTGAATTATACAGGCTACTTTCTCTGCGTTAAACATGTCTCGAGAGTCATGGCTGAGCAGCATAAACGTGACCCATCACTGATAATGGACATAATCCAGATAAATTCGAAGTCTGGCCTCCAAGGAAGCCTCTACAACTTCGCATATGCAGGCAGTAAATTCGGCGGAATAGGATTGACCCAGAGCTTCGCGCTCGAGCTTTGGCAGGACGGGATCAAGGTTAACGCCATCTGCCCGGGCAACGTCTTTGACAGTCCACTCTGGAGCGACCCTGAAAACGGCCTTTTCATAAAGTACCTGAAAGCAGGCAAGGTTCCAGGCGCAAAAACCGTCGATGACGTAAGGCGATACTATGAATCTAAAGTGCTGATGGGAAGAGGATGCACGATAGAGGATATCCTAAAAGCCGTGTATTATGCTATAGAGCAGAAATATGAGACTGGTCAATCCATACTTGTCGCAGGCGGACAAATAATGAGATGA
- a CDS encoding PadR family transcriptional regulator → MVKEPVKRLEEKILKENLWIFLFSLLKHKDLYAYELRKIVNEEFGFWAGKVTGYKVLYLLEKDGYVKSYTEGRKKYYTLTDKGLEQLEKAKAFLRKVSESL, encoded by the coding sequence ATGGTTAAAGAGCCAGTCAAGAGATTAGAAGAGAAGATTTTAAAGGAGAACCTTTGGATCTTCCTCTTCAGCCTCCTAAAACATAAGGACCTGTACGCATACGAATTGAGGAAGATTGTGAATGAGGAGTTCGGGTTCTGGGCTGGAAAGGTAACTGGATATAAGGTTCTATATCTCCTAGAGAAGGATGGTTACGTGAAGTCCTATACAGAAGGAAGGAAAAAGTACTACACACTAACAGATAAAGGCTTAGAGCAGCTAGAGAAGGCAAAAGCCTTTTTGAGAAAAGTTTCGGAATCCCTATAG